In Molothrus ater isolate BHLD 08-10-18 breed brown headed cowbird chromosome 19, BPBGC_Mater_1.1, whole genome shotgun sequence, a single genomic region encodes these proteins:
- the LOC118693620 gene encoding myosin-1B-like, which produces MSSDAEMAIFGEAAPYLRKSEKERIEAQNKPFDAKTSVFVVHAKESFVKGTITGRESGKVTVKTEGGETLTVKEDQIFSMNPPKYDKIEDMAMMTHLHEPAVLYNLKERYAAWMIYTYSGLFCVTVNPYKWLPVYNPEVVLAYRGKKRQEAPPHIFSISDNAYQFMLTDRENQSILITGESGAGKTVNTKRVIQYFATIAASGEKKKEEKSSGKMQGTLEDQIISANPLLEAFGNAKTVRNDNSSRFGKFIRIHFGATGKLASADIETYLLEKSRVTFQLKAERSYHIFYQIMSNKKPELIDMLLITTNPYDYQFVSQGEITVASINDQEELMATDSAIDILGFTADERTAIYKLTGAVMHYGNLKFKQKQREEQAEPDGTEVADKAAYLMGLNSADLLKALCYPRVKVGNEYVTKGQTVQQVYNSVGALAKAVYEKMFLWMVVRINEQLDTKQPRQYFIGVLDIAGFEIFDFNSLEQLCINFTNEKLQQFFNHHMFVLEQEEYKKEGIEWEFIDFGMDLAACIELIEKPMGIFSILEEECMFPKATDTSFKNKLYDQHLGKSNNFQKPKPGKGKAEAHFSLVHYAGTVDYNIAGWLEKNKDPLNETVIGLYQKSSVKTLALLFASAGGEAEASGGGGGGKKGGKKKGSSFQTVSALFRENLNKLMTNLRSTHPHFVRCIIPNETKTPGAMEHELVLHQLRCNGVLEGIRICRKGFPSRVLYADFKQRYKVLNASAIPEGQFIDSKKASEKLLSSIDVDHTQYKFGHTKVFFKAGLIGVLEEMRDEKLAQLITRTQAMCRGYLARVEYQRRVERRESIFCIQYNVRSFMNVKHWPWMKLFFKIKPLLKSAESEKEMANMKEEFEKTKEELAKSEAKRKEIEEKMASLMKEKNDLQLQVQSEADALADAEERCDQLIKTKIQLEAKIKEVTERAEDEEEINAELTAKKRKLEDECSELKKDIDDLELTLAKVEKEKHATENKVKNLTEEMAALDETIAKLTKEKKALQEAHQQTLDDLQAEEDKVNTLTKAKTKLEQQVDDLEGSLEQEKKLRMDLERAKRKLEGDLKLAQDSIMDLENDKQQLDEKLKKKDFEISQIQTKIEDEQALGMQFQKKIKELQARIEELEEEIEAERTSRAKAEKHRADLSRELEEISERLEEAGGATAAQIDMNKKREAEFQKMRRDLEEATLQHEATAAALRKKHADSTAELGEQIDNLQRVKQKLEKEKSEMKMEIDDLASNMESVSKAKANLEKMCRTLEDQLSEIKSKEEEHQRMINDLNAQRARLQTESGEYSRQVEEKDALVSQLSRGKQAFTQQIEELKRHLEEEIKAKSALAHALQSARHDCDLLREQYEEEQEAKGELQRALSKANSEVAQWRTKYETDAIQRTEELEEAKKKLAQRLQDAEEHVEAVNAKCASLEKTKQRLQNEVEDLMIDVERSNAACAALDKKQKNFDKILAEWKQKYEETQAELEASQKESRSLSTELFKMKNAYEESLDHLETMKRENKNLQQEISDLTEQIAEGGKAIHELEKVKKQIEQEKSELQASLEEAEASLEHEEGKILRLQLELNQVKAEIDRKIAEKDEEIDQMKRNHLRIVDSMQSTLDAEIRSRNEALRLKKKMEGDLNEMEIQLSHANRLAAEAQKNLRNTQAVLKDTQLHLDDALRTQEDLKEQVAMVERRANLLQAEVEELRAALEQTERSRKLAEQELLDASERVQLLHTQNTSLINTKKKLETDIAQIQSEMEDTIQEARNAEEKAKKAITDAAMMAEELKKEQDTSAHLERMKKNLDQTVKDLQHRLEEAEQLALKGGKKQIQKLEARVRELEGEVDAEQKRSAEAVKGVRKYERRVKELTYQSEEDRKNILRLQDLVDKLQMKVKSYKRQAEEAEELSNVNLSKFRKIQHELEEAEERADIAESQVNKLRVKSREFHSKKIAEEE; this is translated from the exons ATGTCTTCGGACGCTGAGATGGCCATCTTTGGGGAGGCGGCTCCTTACCTCCGAAAGTCAGAGAAGGAGAGAATTGAGGCCCAGAACAAACCTTTTGATGCCAAGACATCTGTCTTCGTGGTACATGCAAAGGAATCCTTTGTGAAAGGGACAATCACGGGCAGGGAATCAGGCAAAGTCACTGTCAAGACTGAAGGGGGAGAG ACCCTGACTGTGAAAGAAGATCAAATCTTCTCGATGAACCCTCCCAAGTATGACAAAATCGAGGACATGGCCATGATGACCCACCTGCACGAACCCGCTGTGCTGTATAACCTCAAAGAGCGTTACGCAGCCTGGATGATCTAC ACCTACTCGGGTCTCTTCTGCGTCACCGTCAACCCCTACAAGTGGCTGCCGGTGTACAACCCCGAGGTGGTGTTGGCCTACCGAGGCAAGAAGCGCCAGGAGGCCCCTCCACACATCTTCTCCATCTCTGACAACGCCTATCAGTTCATGCTGACTG ATCGTGAGAACCAGTCCATCCTGATCAC CGGAGAATCCGGGGCCGGGAAGACTGTGAACACAAAGCGTGTCATCCAGTACTTTGCAACAATTGCAGCCAGtggagagaagaagaaggaggagaagtCATCAGGCAAAATGCAG GGAACGCTTGAGGATCAAATCATCAGCGCCAACCCACTGCTGGAGGCCTTTGGAAACGCCAAGACCGTGAGGAACGACAACTCCTCGCGCTTT GGTAAATTCATCAGAATCCACTTTGGTGCCACAGGCAAGCTGGCTTCTGCTGATATTGAAACAT ATCTGCTGGAGAAGTCCAGAGTCACTTTCCAGCTCAAGGCGGAAAGGAGCTACCACATCTTTTATCAGATCATGTCCAACAAGAAGCCAGAGCTAATTG ACATGCTCCTCATCACCACCAACCCATATGACTACCAGTTTGTGAGTCAAGGCGAGATCACTGTCGCCAGCATTAACGACCAGGAGGAGCTGATGGCTACGGAT AGTGCCATTGACATCCTGGGCTTCACTGCTGATGAGAGAACAGCCATCTACAAGCTGACAGGGGCTGTCATGCACTATGGGAACCTGAAATTCAAGCAGAAACAACGAGAGGAACAGGCAGAGCCTGATGGCACCGAAG TTGCTGACAAGGCTGCCTACCTGATGGGTCTGAACTCAGCAGACCTGCTCAAGGCCCTCTGCTACCCCCGAGTCAAGGTGGGGAATGAATACGTGACCAAGGGCCAAACTGTGCAGCAG GTATACAATTCAGTGGGTGCCCTGGCAAAGGCTGTCTATGAGAAGATGTTCCTGTGGATGGTTGTTCGCATCAACGAACAGCTGGACACGAAGCAGCCCAGGCAGTACTTCATTGGTGTCCTGGACATTGCTGGCTTTGAGATCTTTGAT TTcaacagcctggagcagctgtgcatcAACTTCACCAATGAGAAACTGCAACAGTTCTTCAACCACCACATGTtcgtgctggagcaggaggagtaCAAGAAGGAGGGCATTGAATGGGAGTTCATTGACTTTGGCATGGACCTGGCTGCCTGCATTGAGCTCATTGAGAAG CCCATGGGCATTTTCTCCATCCTGGAAGAGGAGTGCATGTTCCCCAAGGCAACTGACACCTCTTTCAAGAACAAGCTCTATGACCAGCACCTGGGCAAGTCCAACAATTTCCAGAAGCCCAAGCCAGGCAAAGGCAAGGCTGAGGCCCACTTCTCCCTGGTGCACTATGCTGGAACAGTGGACTACAACATTGCTGGCTGGCTGGAGAAGAACAAGGACCCTCTGAATGAAACTGTCATTGGGTTGTACCAGAAATCTTCTGTGAAGACCCTGGCTTTACTCTTTGCctctgctggaggagaggcag AGGctagtggtggtggtggtggtggcaagAAGGGAGGCAAGAAGAAGGGTTCTTCTTTCCAGACTGTCTCAGCTCTTTTCCGG GAGAATCTGAACAAGCTGATGACCAATCTGCGGAGCACTCACCCCCACTTTGTGCGCTGCATCATCCCCAATGAGACTAAAACACCTG GTGCCATGGAGCACGAGCTGGTGCTGCACCAGCTGCGCTGTAACGGCGTGCTGGAAGGGATCAGGATCTGCAGGAAAGGGTTCCCCAGCAGAGTCCTCTATGCTGACTTCAAACAGAG ATACAAGGTGCTTAATGCCAGTGCCATCCCTGAGGGACAGTTCATCGATAGCAAGAAGGCTTCTGAGAAGCTTCTTAGTTCAATCGATGTGGATCACACCCAGTACAAATTTGGACACACCAAG GTGTTCTTCAAAGCTGGGCTGATAGGGGTCCTGGAGGAGATGAGGGATGAGAAGCTGGCACAGCTCATCACCCGCACCCAGGCCATGTGCAGGGGCTACCTGGCGAGGGTGGAGTACCAGAGAAGGGTAGAGCGCAG GGAATCCATCTTCTGCATCCAGTACAACGTTCGTTCATTCATGAATGTCAAACACTGGCCATGGATGAAGCTGTTCTTCAAGATCAAGCCCCTGTTGAAGAGTGCAGAGTCTGAGAAGGAAATGGCCAACATGAAGGAAGAATTTGAGAAAACCAAGGAGGAGCTTGCAAAGTCTGAGGCAAAGCGGAAGGAGATTGAAGAGAAAATGGCATCTctaatgaaggagaaaaatgacCTGCAGCTCCAAGTGCAATCT GAAGCAGATGCTTTGGCTGATGCAGAGGAAAGGTGCGACCAGCTcatcaaaaccaaaatccagCTGGAAGCCAAAATTAAGGAAGTGACTGAAAGGGCTgaggatgaagaagaaattaatgcTGAGTTGACAGCCAAGAAGAGGAAGCTGGAGGATGAATGTTCAGAGCTGAAGAAAGATATTGATGACCTTGAGCTAACACTGGCCaaggtggagaaggaaaaacatgcCACTGAAAACAAG GTGAAAAACCTGACTGAGGAGATGGCAGCTTTGGACGAGACCATCGCCAAGCTGACAAAGGAGAAGAAAGCCCTCCAAGAGGCCCATCAGCAGACCCTGGATgacctgcaggcagaggaagacAAAGTCAATACTCTGACCAAAGCCAAGACCAAGCTGGAACAGCAAGTGGATGAT CTGGAAGGGTCCCTGGAGCAAGAGAAGAAACTGCGCATGGACCTGGAGAGAGCGAAGAGGAAACTGGAAGGAGACCTGAAGCTGGCCCAGGACAGCATCATGGATTTGGAGAATGATaagcagcagctggatgagAAACTGAAGAA GAAAGATTTTGAAATCAGCCAGATTCAGACCAAGATTGAGGATGAACAGGCCCTGGGCATGCAATTTCAGAAGAAGatcaaggagctgcag GCCCGcattgaggagctggaggaggaaattGAGGCAGAGCGAACCTCTCGCGCTAAAGCAGAGAAGCATCGCGCTGACCTGtccagggagctggaggagatcAGCGAGCGCCtggaagaagcaggaggagccacagcagctcagattGATATGAACAAGAAGCGTGAGGCAGAGTTCCAGAAGATGCGCCGTGACCTGGAAGAGGCCACGCTGCAGCACGAAGCCACAGCTGCCGCCCTGCGCAAGAAGCACGcggacagcacagctgagctgggcgAGCAGATCGACAACCTGCAACGCGTGAagcagaagctggagaaggagaagagtgAGATGAAGATGGAGATTGATGACTTGGCCAGCAACATGGAGTCTGTCTCCAAAGCCAAG GCTAACCTGGAGAAGATGTGCCGCACTCTGGAAGATCAGCTGAGTGAGATTAAGTCCAAGGAAGAAGAGCATCAGCGCATGATCAACGACCTCAATGCTCAAAGAGCTCGTCTGCAGACAGAGTCAG GTGAATATTCACGTCAGGTGGAAGAGAAAGATGCTTTGGTTTCTCAGCTGTCAAGAGGCAAACAGGCTTTCACCCAGCAGATTGAGGAACTCAAGAGGCATCTGGAGGAAGAGATAAAG GCCAAGAGTGCCCTGGCCCATGCCCTGCAGTCCGCTCGCCACGACTGTGACTTGCTCCGGGAACAAtatgaggaggagcaggaggccaAGGGGGAGCTGCAGCGAGCCCTGTCCAAGGCCAACAGTGAAGTGGCCCAGTGGAGAACCAAATACGAGACGGACGCGATTCAGCGCACAGAGGAGCTTGAGGAGGCCAA GAAGAAGCTGGCCCAGCGCCTGCAGGATGCAGAGGAGCATGTTGAGGCTGTCAATGCCAAATGTGCCTCTCTGgaaaagacaaagcagaggctgcagaatgAAGTGGAGGACCTGATGATTGATGTGGAGAGATCcaatgctgcctgtgctgctctggataAGAAGCAGAAGAATTTTGACAAG ATCCTGGCAGAATGGAAGCAGAAGTATGAGGAAAcgcaggctgagctggaggcCTCGCAGAAGGAGTCGCGCTCTCTGAGCACGGAGCTGTTCAAGATGAAGAATGCCTATGAGGAGTCCTTGGACCACCTGGAAACAATGAAGCGGGAGAACAAGAACTTGCAGC AGGAGATTTCCGACCTCACGGAGCAGATTGCGGAGGGAGGAAAGGCGATTCATGAGCTGGAGAAAGTGAAGAAGCAGATTGAGCAGGAGAAATCTGAACTTCAAGCCTCCCTTGAGGAAGCTGAG GCCTCCCTGGAACATGAGGAGGGGAAGATCCTGCGCCTGCAGCTTGAGCTCAACCAAGTGAAGGCTGAGATTGACAGGAAGATAGCAGAGAAAGATGAGGAGATTGACCAGATGAAGAGAAACCACCTCAGAATTGTGGACTCGATGCAGAGCACCCTGGATGCTGAGatcaggagcaggaatgaaGCCCTGAGGCTGAAGAAGAAGATGGAGGGAGACCTGAATGAAATGGAGATCCAGCTGAGCCATGCCAATCGCttggctgcagaggcacagaagAACCTGAGGAacacccaggctgtgctcaaG gACACTCAACTGCACTTGGATGATGCTCTCAGGACACAGGAGGACCTGAAGGAGCAGGTGGCCATGGTGGAGCGCAGAGCAAACCTGCTGCAGGCTGAAGTTGAGGAGCTccgggcagccctggagcagacGGAGCGGTCGAGGAAattggctgagcaggagcttcTGGATGCAAGTGAGAGAGTTCAGCTCCTCCACACTCAG AACACCAGCTTGATCAATACCAAGAAGAAGCTGGAAACCGACATTGCCCAGATCCAGAGTGAAATGGAGGATACCATCCAGGAAGCCCGCAATGCTGAGGAGAAGGCCAAGAAGGCCATCACAGAT GCGGCCATGATGGCAGAAGAGCTGAAGAAGGAGCAGGACACCAGTGCCCACCTGGAGAGGATGAAGAAGAACCTGGACCAGACAGTGAAGGACCTGCAGCACCGTCTGGAAGAGGCTGAGCAGCTGGCActgaagggagggaagaagcagATCCAGAAGCTGGAGGCCAGG GTGCGGGAGCTGGAAGGGGAGGTTGATGCTGAGCAGAAGCGCAGCGCTGAAGCCGTGAAGGGTGTGCGCAAGTATGAGCGCAGGGTGAAGGAACTCACCTACCAG TCTGAGGAAGACAGGAAGAATATTCTCAGGCTGCAGGATCTGGTGGACAAGCTGCAAATGAAAGTGAAATCCTACAAGAGACAAGCTGAGGAAGCT GAGGAGCTGTCCAATGTCAACCTGTCCAAGTTCCGCAAGATCCAGCACGAGCTGGAGGAGGCCGAGGAGCGGGCTGACATTGCAGAGTCACAGGTCAACAAGCTCCGAGTGAAGAGCCGCGAGTTTCACAGCAAGAAAATAGCAGAGGAAGAGTGA